In Aspergillus oryzae RIB40 DNA, chromosome 6, one genomic interval encodes:
- a CDS encoding uncharacterized protein (predicted protein), whose protein sequence is MAEVRERSLSPERIAYLAQSRIPEIIFCNTALLAIATAGLLVRLFVRIRYLTGINLDDLLCLTSWFNSSVTKYGFGKHIGTVQDFGDRAMFLKLDFVTMLSYVLALGAIKISFCLLYLHIFPGKKFRMACWWLLAILVAETIEEVLVVIFQCWPVHKAWDATGLVEGKCVDMTLFYYANFGIKLATDVALFAMPIPKVLRLKMEVGKRVGLVMMFSLGLLYVALLRAGSARRPNQYGYQWVLVDAMNWSCVEVAVAIFIACIPSFKTFISYRSPTLQRLLGFASKDDFTSPSKMYGSSTRRTYNGFSTVGQSSIKLKPVTGHSRADVEASHNGSQERIIHAGIQVTTDVSVKETV, encoded by the exons ATGGCAGAGGTCCGGGAAAGATCGCTTTCTCCGGAGCGAATAGCTTACCTGGCTCAATCCCGGATCCCCGAAATCATCTTTTGTAATACAGCGCTCCTCGCTATCGCGACCGCGGGGCTCCTAGTGCGTCTTTTCGTCCGTATCCGATATCTCACAGGCATCAATCTTGATGATCTACTATGTTTGACCAGTTGG TTCAACTCTTCAGTGACCAAATATGGGTTCGGCAAGCACATTGGCACGGTACAAGATTTCGGCGACAGGGCCATGTTTCTCAAG CTCGACTTCGTCACTATGCTCTCCTACGTCCTTGCCCTCGGCGCGATCAAGATCTCCTTCTGTCTGCTCTACCTACACATATTTCCGGGAAAGAAGTTTCGCATGGCATGCTGGTGGCTACTAGCCATTCTAGTTGCCGAAACAATTGAAGAGGTCCTTGTAGTGATCTTTCAATGTTGGCCCGTCCACAAGGCATGGGATGCCACCGGCCTCGTGGAAGGCAAGTGTGTGGATATGACGCTCTTTTATTACGCCAATTTTGGGATTAAACTAGCCACGGACGTGGCTCTTTTCGCAATGCCTATTCCTAAGGTACTGCgactgaagatggaggtAGGAAAGAGAGTGggcttggtgatgatgttcaGTCTGGGTCTCCTGTATGTTGCCCTCCTTCGCGCAGGAAGTGCTAGAAGACCTAACCAATATGGATACCAGT GGGTGTTGGTCGACGCAATGAACTGGTCTTGCGTGGAAGTCGCAGTCGCCATTTTTATTGCGTGCATTCCCTCCTTCAAAACATTTATCAGCTATCGCTCCCCAACATTACAGCGCCTACTCGGTTTCGCCAGCAAGGACGACTTCACCAGCCCGTCGAAAATGTACGGCTCCTCCACCCGTCGGACGTACAATGGATTCTCGACTGTGGGACAGAGTAGCATCAAGCTGAAACCGGTGACAGGACACAGCAGGGCTGATGTGGAAGCCAGCCACAATGGGTCCCAGGAACGTATCATACATGCAGGCATTCAAGTCACTACCGATGTTAGCGTGAAAGAGACTGTCTGA